AAACAGGAAAATTTCATGCAGAAGTTTTTCTCCTCCACATGCGGCTCTCATGCTGACCGTTGAATGACGTTGTTCATTTCAAAAGCAAAACTCCGCCTTCCGTGACGTCATTGCTGTCGCGGCTCTTGCTTCACATGGCGGGAAACTTATTCAAGAGACCACGTCTTATCATGGAGGTCGTAAGCTACGGTAGTTCCAGCGAGGATCAAAGAGTTGGAGAAGACTTCATTGATGAACTCATTCGCAAATATCTTCTAAGTGACACGAATAGGTGTTTATCTTATCCTTGCCACTGGTCTTTTCGCTTAAGTCTATTTCGGTCTCACCTTCAACTTTCCACTGTCTGGTCGCGTGAGCGGCTTTGTCAAGGAGTAATTTCTTCCCCCAAAAATACTTTTAAAAGACTTCCACCCTAAATATTCTCCTTAAGCTCTGGTATTAATGATTTATTTCCTTTggttcgtttttgttttgccctTTTTAGTTTATACGAAAATGAAAGTTTCTCCGCGGTGATACATCCCGACACTGACAAATGGCTTGGAGAAATGGTTTTGCAAGACTTCAATAACAACCAAGATTATCAAGTACCAGAACTCCATCTTCTGAATGATGGCGGGTCATACGACTGTGGAGAGCCTGAAGAAGAATTGCTTTCTATTTTGGAGGAAATCATTTGTgaggatgaaaagaaaaatgaaggtAATTATAAGAAAGTTTCGCTGTCCATGTACGCGTAAGCAACCCAAATTAAAAGTCCAAAGGGAAAGCGCTCATTTATTTCCAATATGTCGGCAATGTTTTTCACTGGCTAAATCCAAAAAAAGTTTAGTCCAACGTGCTTGGAAACTGTCATTGAAGGGACAGGAAAAATGAAACATAAGGACATATGAATATTTCGGATACGATGACTACTTGGTTGCGTTTGAGTGATGGCCGTCGATTCTCTCCCGgataaatttgtttattattcagTTTTAGTTCAAAGGTAGGGTGGAAGCTGGGAGAACAAACAGAGAGCCTGTACAATCACACATCTTCGGTACATGCTATACATTCAAAGTTACCACTGGCCATT
This genomic window from Acropora muricata isolate sample 2 chromosome 2, ASM3666990v1, whole genome shotgun sequence contains:
- the LOC136908010 gene encoding uncharacterized protein isoform X1, with translation MAGNLFKRPRLIMEVVSYGSSSEDQRVGEDFIDELIRKYLLSDTNSLYENESFSAVIHPDTDKWLGEMVLQDFNNNQDYQVPELHLLNDGGSYDCGEPEEELLSILEEIICEDEKKNEGACKSTSKDKTEINPVLEADKTRTLKKRAPISHEAQTNNNKRTKKSSQGKKDKRPCRSLPIIMKRKAKQRIVEE
- the LOC136908010 gene encoding uncharacterized protein isoform X2 is translated as MAGNLFKRPRLIMEVVSYGSSSEDQRVGEDFIDELIRKYLLSDTNSLYENESFSAVIHPDTDKWLGEMVLQDFNNNQDYQVPELHLLNDGGSYDCGEPEEELLSILEEIICEDEKKNEGACKSTSKDKTEINPVLEADKTRTLKKRAPISHEAQTNNNKRTGVMSLI